The following coding sequences are from one Hippopotamus amphibius kiboko isolate mHipAmp2 chromosome 9, mHipAmp2.hap2, whole genome shotgun sequence window:
- the LOC130860709 gene encoding zinc finger protein 501-like, translating to MESVAAETAREDSDGAEQRRNRSSGSQGVPRSAFDWGVVPPKRPFLVWPGQPAAREMMLGLRYLRTSVSSPGEEEAPAKTNSPAVHRAFECQECGLTAAYLPDLIHHQSRHGGDKPYCCPACSKSFRRGSDLIKHHRVHTGEKPYPCPECGRCFSLSSNLIQHRRSHSGLRPHKCLECGEAFGLSSDLVKHQRVHTGEKPYTCAECGKTFSVSSNLIQHQRTHTGEKPYRCGDCGKRLSLSSNLAQHQRSHTGEKPYSCCECGKNFTNSSDCLRHQRAHSGERPFKCPECGRGFSERTQFTEHQRVHMGERLYACPECGKTFSHSSKLLKHQLSHTGEKPYKYPSCSKSFVDSSNLLRHQHTHTGQKPYTCGECGQSFRQRSHLLVHQVAHSGEEPYVCLQCGKAFARSSNLGQHQRTHQGGSPCRYP from the coding sequence ATGGAGTCAGTGGCTGCAGAAACGGCAAGGGAGGACTCCGATGGGGCAGAGCAGCGGCGGAACCGGTCTTCGGGATCCCAGGGAGTCCCGAGGTCCGCCTTCGATTGGGGAGTTGTTCCACCCAAGCGGCCGTTCCTGGTGTGGCCGGGGCAGCCAGCCGCCCGGGAAATGATGCTGGGCCTGCGGTACCTACGTACGTCAGTCTCTAGCCCTGGAGAGGAAGAAGCCCCTGCCAAGACCAACTCTCCTGCAGTCCACAGAGCCTTTGAGTGCCAGGAGTGTGGACTGACCGCAGCCTACCTCCCTGACCTCATTCACCACCAAAGCAGGCACGGGGGTGACAAGCCCTACTGCTGTCCGGCGTGTAGCAAAAGCTTCCGACGGGGCTCAGATCTGATTAAGCACCACCGGGTACACACTGGTGAGAAACCGTATCCCTGTCCTGAGTGTGGCCGTTGCTTCAGTCTGAGCTCCAACCTCATCCAACACCGTCGCTCCCACTCAGGCCTCCGGCCCCACAAGTGTCTGGAGTGCGGGGAGGCTTTTGGCCTCAGCTCCGACCTGGTTAAACACCAGCGGGTGCACACGGGTGAGAAGCCTTACACCTGCGCTGAGTGTGGTAAGACTTTCAGCGTTAGCTCCAACCTGATCCAGCACCAGCGCACGCACACGGGCGAGAAGCCCTACCGCTGCGGGGACTGCGGCAAGCGCCTCAGCCTGAGCTCCAACCTGGCGCAGCACCAGCGCTCACACACGGGTGAGAAGCCCTACAGTTGCTGTGAGTGTGGCAAGAACTTCACCAACAGCTCCGACTGCCTACGGCACCAGCGCGCCCACAGTGGAGAGCGGCCCTTCAAGTGTCCCGAGTGTGGCCGTGGTTTCAGTGAGCGCACCCAGTTCACCGAGCACCAGCGCGTTCACATGGGTGAACGACTCTATGCCTGCCCAGAATGCGGCAAAACCTTCTCCCACAGCTCCAAGCTCCTTAAACACCAGCTCTCGCACACAGGCGAGAAGCCCTATAAGTACCCCAGCTGCAGCAAGAGTTTTGTAGACAGTTCCAATCTGCTGCGGCACCAGCACACTCACACGGGCCAGAAGCCTTACACTTGCGGCGAGTGTGGCCAGAGCTTCCGCCAGCGCTCTCACCTGCTCGTCCACCAGGTGGCGCACAGCGGGGAGGAGCCCTACGTCTGCCTGCAGTGTGGCAAGGCCTTTGCCCGCAGCTCCAACCTGGGCCAGCACCAGCGGACGCACCAGGGTGGCAGCCCCTGCCGGTATCCCTGA
- the ARMC5 gene encoding armadillo repeat-containing protein 5 — MAAAKPAPTDSLSFCLAQLSAAAGEGLGGGKDTATNETPLGRALLALRTRHVKAAGGIERFRARGGLRPLLALLRRAAAAGPAPSQAGPGSAPSSVVSAASSGPAPSPGPAPSAASSSTPSPPARLRKTLDLALSILANCCTEGACRAEVRRLGGILPLVTILQCVKTDSIQNRTARALGNLALEPESCGDIHSAGAVPLLVESLTACQDSQCRQSVVRALRNLADSPQHRLALAQQGAVRPLAELLAAAPDPALTLALVRALLELSRGCSRACAEQLSLGGGLGPLVSLASDPKRAVREATILILANLCAQGLVRPALGNAGGVEVLLGELRRRRGPNGASPASQQPLVRAVCLLCREAINRARLRDAGGLELLMGLLRDPRASAWHPRVVAALVGFLYDTGALGRLQALGLVPLLAGQLCGEAGDEEEEGREAASWDFPEERTPERAEAGSFRSLRSWLISEGYASGLGDISADWSPERCPPPAEPANRASPSPGPTSLRTPRALRPPGRSPVAAEEPWGREGPALLLLSRFSQAPDPSGALVTGPALCGLLACVTGAPGPPSPRVLRILARLTCNPACLEAFVRSYGAALLRAWLVLGVAPDDWPALRTRPARRSQHQHQHRELGEMLLQNLTVQAESPFGVGALTHLLLSGSPEDRVACALTLPFICRKPSLWRRLLLDQGGLRLLLSALTRPAPHPLFLFFAADSLSCLQGLVSPSVSPALLPAIPLDLDPPSPCLYEPLLGPAPIPAPDLHFLLDSGLRLPAQRAASATASPFFRALLAGSFAEAHMDLVPLRGLSPSAAWPILHHLHGCRGCGAALGPVPPPGQPLLGSEAEEALEAAGRFLLPGLEEELEDAVGRIHLGPQGGPESVGEVFRLGRPRLAAHCARWTLGPGQCPRKRALALVGLVEAAGEEAGPLTEALLAVVMGVELGARGPSLDC, encoded by the exons ATGGCGGCTGCGAAGCCAGCCCCCACGGACTCGCTCTCGTTCTGCCTCGCGCAGCTCTCGGCGGCGGCCGGGGAGGGTCTAGGTGGGGGAAAGGACACAGCTACCAACGAGACACCCTTGGGCCGTGCGCTCTTAGCCCTCCGTACGCGCCACGTCAAGGCAGCAGGGGGAATCGAGCGCTTCCGGGCACGCGGCGGGCTCCGCCCCCTTCTCGCGCTGCTACGGCGAGCGGCTGCGGCGGGTCCCGCCCCGTCCCAGGCTGGCCCAGGCTCCGCCCCCTCGTCGGTGGTGTCAGCGGCTTCTtctggccccgccccctcgccgGGCCCCGCCCCGTCTGCTGCGTCGTCTTCGACGCCCTCGCCACCAGCGCGCCTGCGCAAGACGCTGGACTTGGCGCTCAGCATCCTAGCCAACTGCTGTACGGAAGGGGCGTGCCGTGCTGAAGTGCGCAGACTCGGAGGCATTCTCCCTTTGG TGACTATTCTTCAGTGTGTGAAGACAGACAGCATCCAGAATCGAACAGCCCGTGCTCTGGGGAACTTAGCCCTGGAACCTGAGAGCTGTGGGGACATCCACTCTGCTG gTGCTGTTCCCCTGCTCGTGGAGAGCCTGACAGCCTGCCAGGATTCGCAGTGCCGCCAGAGTGTGGTTCGTGCCCTCCGTAACCTGGCGGACTCACCCCAGCACCGCCTGGCCCTGGCACAGCAGGGAGCAGTGCGCCCACTGGCTGAGCTTCTGGCTGCTGCCCCAGACCCTGCGCTGACCTTGGCCTTAGTCCGTGCCCTTCTGGAGCTGAGTCGAGGCTGCTCCCGGGCCTGTGCTGAACAGCTAAGTCTGGGTGGGGGACTAGGCCCCCTGGTCAGCCTGGCCTCCGACCCCAAGAGAGCAGTGCGTGAGGCGACCATCCTGATCCTTGCCAATCTGTGTGCCCAGGGCCTGGTACGGCCTGCACTGGGCAATGCTGGTGGTGTGGAGGTACTGCTAGGTGAACTCCGGCGGCGCCGGGGGCCCAACGGGGCTAGCCCAGCCTCCCAGCAGCCCCTGGTGCGGGCCGTGTGTCTGCTGTGCCGGGAGGCTATCAACCGGGCCCGGCTGCGGGATGCTGGTGGTTTGGAGCTGCTGATGGGCCTGCTGCGGGACCCTCGAGCCAGTGCCTGGCACCCTCGTGTGGTGGCCGCCCTCGTGGGCTTCCTCTATGATACCGGGGCCCTGGGCCGGCTGCAGGCTCTGGGACTTGTACCTCTTCTGGCTGGCCAACTATGTGGTGAGGCTGGtgatgaggaagaagagggaagagaagctgcttcctgggacttccctgaggaGAGAACCCCTGAGCGAGCAGAGGCCGGAAGCTTCCGAAGCCTCAG GTCCTGGCTGATCTCTGAAGGCTACGCTTCAGGCCTGGGAGACATCTCTGCTGACTGGTCCCCGGAGCGCTGTCCACCACCGGCAGAGCCGGCTAATAGGGCCAGCCCCTCCCCGGGGCCGACCTCGCTGCGGACGCCCCGCGCCCTGCGCCCGCCCGGCCGCAGCCCCGTCGCCGCCGAGGAGCCCTGGGGCCGCGAGGGGCCAGCGCTGCTGCTGCTGTCGCGCTTCTCCCAGGCTCCCGATCCCAGCGGGGCGCTGGTGACCGGCCCGGCCCTGTGCGGCCTGCTGGCCTGCGTGACGGGCGCGCCGGGTCCGCCGAGCCCCCGCGTGCTGCGCATCCTGGCGCGGCTCACCTGCAACCCCGCCTGCCTGGAGGCCTTCGTGCGCAGCTACGGGGCGGCGCTGCTGCGCGCCTGGCTCGTGCTCGGAGTCGCCCCCGACGACTGGCCCGCGCTGCGCACCCGGCCAGCTCGGCGCagccagcaccagcaccagcaccggGAGCTGG GTGAGATGCTGCTGCAGAACCTGACCGTGCAGGCCGAATCGCCGTTTGGAGTGGGTGCCCTCACTCACCTGCTGCTCTCTGGGAGCCCTGAGGACCGGGTGGCCTGCGCACTGACCCTGCCCTTCATCTGTCG GAAGCCCTCCCTGTGGCGCCGGCTACTTCTGGACCAGGGTGGCCTCCGTCTCCTCCTCTCGGCACTCACTCGGCCAGCTCCGCACCCgctcttcctcttctttgctGCGGACTCCCTTTCCTGCCTCCAAGGCCTGGTGTCTCCCTCTGTGAGCCCAGCCCTCCTACCTGCAATCCCCTTGGACCTAGACCCGCCCTCCCCTTGCCTCTATGAACCTCTGCTGGGCCcagcccccatcccagcccctgaCCTCCACTTCCTGCTGGACTCAGGCCTCCGGCTCCCTGCCCAGCGAGCCGCCTCAGCCACTGCCTCCCCCTTTTTTCGGGCCCTGCTAGCTGGCAGCTTTGCCGAAGCCCATATGGACCTAGTGCCACTTCGAGGCCTGTCACCCAGCGCGGCCTGGCCTATCCTGCACCACTTGCATGGCTGCCGGGGCTGTGGGGCTGCCCTGGGGCCTGTTCCtccaccaggccagcccctgctGGGCTCAGAGGCCGAGGAAGCCTTGGAAGCTGCTGGCCGTttcctgctgcctgggctggaggaggagctggaagaCGCTGTGGGCCGCATCCATCTGGGACCCCAGGGAGGCCCAGAGTCCGTGGGTGAGGTGTTCCGCCTGGGCCGGCCCCGGCTGGCTGCCCACTGCGCTCGCTGGACCCTGGGGCCGGGGCAGTGCCCACGGAAGCGGGCCCTGGCCCTGGTAGGGCTTGTGGAGGCAGCAGGCGAGGAGGCAGGGCCCCTAACTGAGGCTTTACTGGCTGTGGTGATGGGGGTAGAATTGGGGGCCAGGGGTCCCAGCCTAGACTGTTGA